The Ancylobacter sp. WKF20 genome contains a region encoding:
- a CDS encoding penicillin-binding protein 1A — MRLLLRFLGFLFALGTILFVVGGAVAGYFVWKFSQDLPDYSQLQNYEPPVMTRVHAGDGSLVAEYAKERRLYLPIQNIPKLVLDAFISAEDKNFYSHGGIDVTGIGRAAYAFVQNYGSGRRPQGASTITQQVAKNFLLTNEVSFDRKIKEALLALRIERTYSKDKILELYLNEIYLGIGSYGVAAASLLYFDKSVSELTIAEAAYLAALPKGPNNYHPFRRHEAAVERRNWVIDRMAENGYITEQQATEAKATDLSVVVRPTGAHIFSAEYFAEEVRREIFERYGEDKLYGGGLSVRTTLNPKLQQIAKESLLAGLTRYDEQRGWHGVVTRIDTSGDWGARLADVRTFTDIPWRLAVVLESDAQGARIGLQPQRDRSGVLTSQRDVGLVTGDGAKWAVRGAKGGVASILKPGDVVYVEQVQGKPDQWRLRQQPRIEGALIAMDPWTGRVLAMVGGFSFDESQFNRATQAQRQPGSSFKPFVYAAAIDNGYTPSSIVLDAPFELNQAGQATWRPENYSGKFYGPQTLRFGLEQSRNVMTVRLANDIGMPVIVDYAKRFGIVDNLLPVLSMSLGAGETTTMRMAGGYSIFANGGKRVKPTLIDRIQDRYGKTIYKHDERECRGCDAAQWQDQPEPTLIDRREQVLDPMTAYQMVGMMEGVVQRGTGTALKAIGKPVAGKSGTTNEEKDAWFVGFTPDMVVAVYLGFDTPKPMGKGSTGGLLAAPVVRDFMQVALADRPAVPFRVPPGMKLIRINPKTGLRAGPGENSILEAFKPGTAPPDSYSVIGATDASGNPIGVSPEADRAIGGSGTGGLY, encoded by the coding sequence ATGCGGCTGCTTCTGCGGTTCTTGGGCTTTCTGTTCGCCCTGGGCACTATCCTGTTCGTGGTCGGCGGCGCCGTCGCGGGGTACTTCGTCTGGAAGTTCTCGCAGGATCTGCCGGACTACTCGCAGCTGCAGAACTATGAGCCGCCGGTGATGACCCGCGTCCACGCGGGCGATGGCTCGCTGGTCGCGGAATACGCCAAGGAGCGGCGCCTCTATCTGCCGATCCAGAACATTCCCAAGCTCGTGCTCGACGCCTTCATCTCGGCCGAGGACAAGAATTTCTATTCCCATGGCGGCATCGACGTGACCGGCATCGGCCGCGCCGCCTATGCCTTCGTGCAGAATTACGGCTCCGGCCGCCGCCCGCAGGGCGCCTCGACCATCACCCAGCAGGTCGCCAAGAACTTCCTCCTGACCAATGAGGTGTCGTTCGACCGCAAGATCAAGGAAGCGCTGCTGGCGCTACGCATCGAGCGGACCTACTCGAAGGACAAGATCCTCGAGCTGTACCTGAACGAGATCTATCTCGGCATCGGCTCCTACGGCGTCGCCGCCGCCTCGCTGCTCTATTTCGACAAGTCGGTCTCGGAGCTCACCATCGCCGAGGCGGCCTATCTCGCCGCGCTGCCCAAGGGCCCGAACAACTACCACCCGTTCCGCCGCCACGAGGCCGCGGTCGAGCGCCGGAACTGGGTGATCGATCGCATGGCCGAGAACGGCTACATCACCGAGCAGCAGGCGACCGAGGCCAAGGCGACCGACCTCTCCGTCGTCGTGCGCCCGACCGGCGCGCATATCTTCTCCGCCGAGTATTTCGCCGAGGAAGTGCGCCGCGAGATCTTCGAGCGCTATGGCGAGGACAAGCTCTATGGCGGCGGCCTCTCGGTCCGCACCACGCTGAACCCCAAGCTGCAGCAGATCGCCAAGGAGTCGCTGCTCGCCGGCCTCACCCGCTATGACGAACAGCGCGGCTGGCACGGGGTCGTCACCCGTATCGATACGTCCGGCGACTGGGGCGCCCGGCTCGCCGATGTGCGCACCTTCACCGACATTCCCTGGCGCCTCGCTGTGGTGCTCGAATCGGACGCGCAGGGCGCGCGCATCGGCCTCCAGCCGCAGCGCGACCGCTCGGGCGTGCTCACCTCGCAGCGCGATGTCGGGCTGGTCACCGGCGATGGCGCGAAATGGGCGGTGCGCGGCGCCAAGGGCGGCGTCGCCAGCATCCTGAAGCCGGGCGACGTCGTCTATGTCGAGCAGGTGCAGGGCAAGCCCGACCAGTGGCGCCTGCGCCAGCAGCCACGCATCGAGGGCGCGCTCATCGCCATGGACCCGTGGACCGGGCGCGTGCTCGCCATGGTCGGCGGCTTCTCCTTCGACGAGAGCCAGTTCAACCGCGCCACCCAGGCCCAGCGCCAGCCGGGCTCGTCCTTCAAGCCCTTCGTCTACGCGGCCGCCATCGACAATGGCTACACACCGTCGAGCATCGTTCTCGACGCGCCGTTCGAGCTCAACCAGGCCGGGCAGGCGACGTGGCGGCCGGAAAACTACTCCGGCAAGTTCTACGGCCCGCAGACGCTGCGATTCGGCCTCGAGCAGTCGCGCAACGTGATGACCGTGCGCCTGGCCAACGATATCGGCATGCCGGTCATTGTCGACTACGCCAAGCGTTTCGGCATCGTCGATAATCTCCTGCCGGTGCTCTCCATGTCGCTGGGCGCGGGCGAGACCACAACCATGCGCATGGCCGGCGGCTACTCGATTTTCGCTAATGGCGGCAAGCGGGTGAAGCCGACGCTGATCGACCGCATCCAGGACCGTTACGGCAAGACCATCTACAAGCATGACGAGCGCGAATGCCGGGGCTGCGACGCCGCCCAGTGGCAGGACCAGCCCGAGCCGACGCTGATCGACCGGCGCGAGCAGGTGCTCGACCCGATGACCGCCTATCAGATGGTCGGGATGATGGAAGGCGTGGTGCAGCGTGGCACCGGCACGGCGCTGAAGGCGATCGGCAAGCCGGTGGCCGGCAAGAGCGGCACCACCAATGAAGAAAAGGACGCCTGGTTCGTCGGCTTCACCCCGGACATGGTCGTGGCAGTCTATCTCGGCTTCGATACGCCCAAGCCGATGGGCAAGGGATCGACCGGCGGCCTGCTCGCCGCGCCTGTGGTGCGTGATTTCATGCAGGTGGCGCTTGCCGACCGCCCGGCCGTGCCGTTCCGCGTGCCGCCGGGCATGAAGCTGATCCGGATCAACCCGAAGACCGGCCTGCGTGCCGGGCCGGGCGAGAATTCGATCCTCGAAGCGTTCAAGCCGGGCACGGCGCCGCCGGACAGCTACTCGGTCATCGGCGCCACCGATGCCTCCGGCAATCCGATCGGCGTCTCGCCCGAGGCCGACCGCGCGATCGGCGGCAGCGGCACCGGCGGCCTTTACTGA
- a CDS encoding glutathione S-transferase gives MHLIGMLDSPYVRRTAVSLRLMELPFTHEAVSVFRHFDHFATINPVVKAPTLVTDSGIVLMDSTLILDHAERLADPAHSLEPSDIAAHARGQRIVGLALAACEKAVQIVYEHNLRPAEKLHQPWLDRVAGQLGAALRLLDAELAGTEGWLFGERPMQPDVTAAVAWTFIRHNVPDHLPEGAYPAIVALSARAEALPAFTDYPHSV, from the coding sequence ATGCACCTCATCGGCATGCTGGATTCGCCTTATGTCCGCCGCACGGCGGTATCCCTGCGGCTGATGGAGCTGCCCTTCACGCATGAGGCGGTGTCGGTGTTCCGCCATTTCGACCACTTCGCCACCATCAACCCGGTGGTGAAGGCGCCAACGCTGGTGACGGATAGCGGCATCGTGCTGATGGATTCGACGCTGATCCTCGACCATGCCGAGCGGCTGGCGGATCCCGCCCACTCGCTGGAGCCGAGCGACATCGCGGCGCATGCCCGCGGCCAACGGATTGTCGGCCTCGCCCTCGCCGCCTGCGAGAAGGCGGTGCAGATCGTTTATGAGCACAATCTGCGCCCGGCGGAGAAGCTACACCAGCCCTGGCTCGATCGCGTCGCCGGCCAGCTCGGGGCCGCTTTGCGCCTGCTCGACGCGGAACTGGCGGGAACGGAAGGCTGGCTGTTCGGCGAGCGCCCGATGCAGCCGGACGTCACCGCCGCCGTCGCCTGGACCTTCATCCGCCACAACGTGCCGGACCATCTGCCGGAAGGCGCGTATCCCGCGATCGTCGCGCTCTCGGCGCGGGCCGAGGCCCTGCCCGCCTTCACGGACTACCCGCACAGCGTCTGA
- the prfB gene encoding peptide chain release factor 2, translating to MRAELAASVDEIREAAVLLRQHIDFDRSKARLAELNALAEDPNLWNDPERAQKLMQERGTLEDGLNSLERIERELNDNVELIELGEMEGDEGIVAEAAAALAKLKAEVARRQLEALLSGEADANDSYLEVHAGAGGTDSQDWALMLLRMYTRWAERRGFKVELIEESAGETAGLKSATILVKGHNAYGWLKTESGVHRLVRISPFDSNARRQTSFSSVDVYPVIDDRIVVDIKESDLRIDTMRSGGAGGQHVNKTESAVRFTHIPTGIAVVAQGDRSQHKNRATAWEMLRAKLYEMELKKREAQAAADQAAKTDIGWGHQIRSYVLQPYQLVKDLRTGVTSGTPQEVLDGELDPFMEAALAQRAYGGGPSSVDDVD from the coding sequence ATGCGCGCCGAGCTCGCTGCGAGCGTCGACGAAATCCGCGAAGCCGCCGTCCTGCTGCGGCAGCACATTGATTTCGACCGTTCCAAGGCCCGCCTCGCCGAGCTCAACGCGCTCGCCGAGGATCCGAACCTGTGGAACGACCCCGAGCGCGCGCAGAAGCTGATGCAGGAGCGCGGCACGCTGGAGGACGGACTCAATTCGCTGGAGCGGATCGAGCGGGAGCTCAATGACAATGTCGAGCTGATCGAACTCGGCGAGATGGAGGGCGACGAGGGCATCGTCGCCGAGGCCGCTGCGGCACTCGCCAAACTCAAGGCCGAGGTTGCGCGCCGCCAGCTCGAGGCGCTGCTGTCGGGCGAGGCGGACGCCAATGATAGCTATCTCGAAGTCCATGCCGGCGCCGGCGGCACCGACAGCCAGGATTGGGCGCTGATGCTGCTGCGCATGTACACGCGCTGGGCGGAGCGGCGCGGCTTCAAGGTCGAGCTGATCGAAGAGTCGGCGGGTGAAACCGCGGGCCTGAAATCGGCGACCATTCTGGTCAAGGGCCACAATGCCTATGGCTGGCTGAAGACTGAGAGCGGCGTGCATCGCCTGGTGCGCATCTCGCCCTTCGATTCGAACGCCCGGCGCCAGACCTCGTTCTCCTCCGTCGACGTCTACCCGGTCATCGACGACCGGATCGTCGTCGACATCAAGGAAAGCGACCTGCGCATCGACACGATGCGCTCGGGCGGCGCGGGCGGCCAGCACGTGAACAAGACCGAATCGGCGGTGCGTTTCACCCATATCCCGACCGGCATCGCCGTCGTCGCGCAGGGCGATCGCTCGCAGCACAAGAACCGCGCGACGGCGTGGGAAATGCTCCGCGCCAAGCTCTACGAGATGGAGCTGAAGAAGCGCGAGGCGCAGGCCGCCGCCGATCAGGCCGCCAAGACCGATATCGGCTGGGGCCACCAGATCCGCTCCTATGTGCTCCAGCCCTACCAGCTGGTGAAGGATCTGCGCACCGGCGTCACCTCCGGCACCCCGCAAGAGGTGCTGGACGGCGAGCTCGATCCCTTCATGGAAGCGGCGCTGGCCCAGCGCGCCTATGGCGGTGGCCCGTCGAGCGTCGACGACGTCGACTGA
- the bcp gene encoding thioredoxin-dependent thiol peroxidase: MTTLAPGTPAPDFNLVADTGETVSLAGSRGRKLVLYFYPKAGTSGCTVEAHDFNRLKPEFDAVDTLVVGVSPDPDKALAKFRAKEGLTFPLAGDEDHAMLEAYGVWAEKSMYGKKYMGVERTTVLIDAAGKIAQVWPKVKVPGHAEEVLAAAKAL, translated from the coding sequence ATGACGACTCTCGCACCCGGCACCCCCGCTCCCGACTTCAACCTGGTGGCCGACACGGGCGAGACCGTCAGCCTCGCCGGTAGCCGCGGCCGCAAGCTCGTGCTGTATTTCTACCCCAAGGCGGGCACGTCCGGCTGCACGGTCGAGGCGCATGACTTCAACCGCCTGAAGCCCGAGTTCGATGCCGTCGACACGCTGGTGGTCGGCGTCTCGCCCGATCCCGACAAGGCGCTCGCCAAATTCCGCGCCAAGGAGGGCCTTACCTTCCCGCTCGCCGGCGACGAGGACCACGCGATGCTCGAGGCTTACGGCGTGTGGGCGGAGAAGTCGATGTACGGCAAGAAGTATATGGGCGTCGAGCGCACCACTGTGCTGATCGACGCCGCCGGCAAGATCGCGCAGGTCTGGCCGAAGGTGAAGGTCCCCGGCCACGCCGAGGAGGTTCTGGCGGCCGCCAAGGCGCTCTGA